In a single window of the uncultured Dysgonomonas sp. genome:
- a CDS encoding TonB-dependent receptor — protein sequence MKTIKLFIILLLLPTLAFGKDILKGYVYDAQKQPLIGANVHWENSKTSVITDEKGYFEISGTPHKDHMLEVNYIGFKNKVVHIHDFADMQNITLDEDNELGEVIIEKTPPGTIKSRTSLLNTEKITTKELHRAACCNLSESFETNPSVDVSFSDAVTGAKQIQLLGLAGTYVQTLTENYPNFRGPASIYGLDYIPGPWMESIQISKGAASVKNGYESITGQMNVEYKKPNSADPLSLNLFASDAGRYEGNADAAFILNDKLNTGLFLHYSNESASHDDNNDSFLDAPKKHQFNLMNRWHYMSGRYASQFGVRFVQDYRTSGQTMHTLTPSSLNKDNPYEITVNANRGEFYTKNSYIVDEERNGNVALIFTGSYHDQKSQYAANKYNVYGNNLYASLMYETGLGKAHQLSAGLSMNWDKYNQSIYLAQPITNQPDQETTTGGYLQYTFNKDDKFIALAGLRTDYSSLHDKMFVTPRLHLKYMPVEWLNMRASAGKGYRTVFVMPENSFYLASSRKIEIADNLKQESAWNYGTSISFHIPVKGEELTISGEWYRTDFDNQVVTDVDSNPHAVQFYNLQGKSYANSFQIEASYPLFKGFNILGAYRWTDAKTNYGGKLMKKPLISDYKALVTASYETPLRKWVFDLTSQFNGGGRMPTPDAANPLWDTRFDSFTILNAQVTKNFRNWSVYVGAENITDFRQKNPIISSENPFGDDFDATMVWGPTMGRKFYAGLRYTIGK from the coding sequence ATGAAAACGATAAAACTATTTATAATATTACTACTTCTTCCCACACTGGCTTTCGGTAAAGACATACTGAAAGGATATGTTTATGACGCTCAAAAACAGCCTTTGATAGGCGCCAACGTACATTGGGAAAATTCCAAAACGAGTGTGATCACAGATGAAAAAGGCTACTTTGAAATAAGCGGTACGCCCCATAAAGATCATATGCTCGAAGTGAACTATATCGGCTTTAAAAATAAGGTCGTCCACATCCACGATTTTGCAGATATGCAGAATATAACACTGGATGAAGATAATGAATTGGGTGAGGTCATTATAGAAAAGACCCCTCCGGGAACGATTAAGTCCCGTACCAGCCTCTTGAATACCGAGAAGATAACAACCAAGGAACTGCATCGTGCCGCATGTTGTAATCTATCCGAAAGCTTTGAGACCAATCCCTCGGTAGACGTATCGTTCAGTGATGCTGTGACAGGGGCAAAGCAAATTCAACTTTTAGGCTTAGCTGGAACATATGTGCAGACCCTTACCGAGAATTATCCTAACTTTCGCGGTCCGGCTTCTATTTATGGTTTGGATTATATTCCCGGCCCGTGGATGGAAAGCATACAGATATCCAAAGGAGCAGCATCGGTGAAAAACGGCTATGAATCCATCACCGGGCAAATGAATGTGGAATACAAGAAACCGAATAGCGCCGATCCCCTCAGTCTGAATCTGTTTGCGAGTGATGCAGGCCGGTATGAAGGAAATGCCGACGCAGCCTTTATATTGAATGATAAATTGAATACAGGTCTGTTCCTTCATTATTCGAATGAGTCGGCTTCACATGATGATAATAACGATAGTTTCCTGGATGCACCGAAGAAACATCAGTTCAACCTGATGAATCGCTGGCATTATATGTCGGGACGCTATGCATCTCAATTTGGCGTACGTTTTGTACAGGATTACCGTACCAGCGGACAGACTATGCATACCCTGACTCCTTCATCACTGAATAAGGATAACCCTTATGAAATAACTGTGAATGCAAATCGTGGAGAGTTTTATACAAAGAACTCTTATATTGTCGATGAAGAAAGAAATGGCAATGTGGCACTGATATTCACAGGATCGTACCACGACCAGAAATCACAGTATGCAGCCAATAAATATAATGTGTACGGTAACAATCTGTATGCCTCATTGATGTATGAAACCGGGCTTGGAAAGGCGCATCAGTTAAGCGCAGGCCTCAGCATGAACTGGGATAAATACAACCAGTCCATATATCTGGCTCAGCCTATTACCAATCAGCCGGATCAGGAAACTACAACAGGCGGTTATCTCCAGTATACATTCAATAAGGATGACAAGTTTATTGCGCTGGCAGGTCTGCGTACCGATTATAGTTCCCTGCATGACAAAATGTTTGTAACCCCGCGCCTGCATCTGAAATATATGCCAGTAGAATGGCTGAACATGAGAGCTTCGGCAGGCAAAGGCTACCGGACTGTATTTGTTATGCCGGAGAATAGTTTCTATCTGGCCAGTAGCAGGAAAATAGAGATAGCCGATAATCTGAAGCAGGAATCGGCATGGAACTACGGTACAAGCATATCTTTCCATATCCCGGTCAAAGGCGAAGAGCTTACTATTTCCGGAGAATGGTACCGTACCGACTTCGATAATCAGGTAGTAACAGACGTGGACAGCAACCCTCATGCAGTACAATTCTATAACCTGCAAGGAAAGTCATACGCCAATAGCTTCCAGATAGAGGCATCTTATCCTTTATTCAAAGGCTTCAATATATTGGGAGCTTACCGTTGGACTGACGCAAAGACGAATTATGGCGGCAAACTGATGAAGAAGCCTCTTATCAGCGATTACAAGGCACTGGTTACAGCTTCATATGAAACACCTTTAAGGAAATGGGTGTTCGACCTCACATCTCAATTTAACGGTGGCGGACGTATGCCCACGCCCGATGCAGCAAATCCGCTGTGGGATACCAGATTCGATTCGTTTACTATCCTGAATGCTCAGGTGACCAAGAACTTCCGAAACTGGAGTGTATATGTAGGTGCAGAAAATATAACTGACTTCCGACAGAAGAATCCTATCATATCTTCCGAAAATCCATTCGGAGATGATTTTGACGCTACAATGGTTTGGGGCCCTACAATGGGACGTAAGTTCTATGCCGGCCTGAGATATACTATAGGGAAGTAA
- a CDS encoding bifunctional UDP-N-acetylmuramoyl-tripeptide:D-alanyl-D-alanine ligase/alanine racemase, with amino-acid sequence MKYSIHKIAKILDAIASELNDADISILLTDSRQVFYPAETLFFALSTKNNDGHKYINELYELGVRNFVVSQMLPDWENYNDANFLVVTNTLAALQRIAAYHRNQFDIPVIGITGSNGKTVVKEWLYQILHQDFNITHSPRSYNSQIGVPLSVWQMNDHTQLGIFEAGISQPEEMSKLEAIIRPTIGILTNIGQAHQEGFKSMKQKCLEKLELFINCDVIICEEENELIDECMEIACLSHKRLTWSRRGSSKSPLYIMKIEKQEKSTTIHYSVLGMASKLVIPFSDDASIEDAIHVLATAFYLHMSLPDINERMSTLEPVAMRLDVRQGKNNSTLINDSYNSDINSLNIALDFLAQRATTSEQKKVLIISDIPQSGLIPRELYYLAANLVLNKKIDLLIGIGQEISAHKEMFKDTESLFFNTTEDFIHSNIWHDFHDMFILLKGARSFSFESINKLLEVKTHETVLDVDLDAIVHNFKFYRSKLNPKTKMICMVKADGYGTGSSEVAKTLQYHKCDYLAVAVAEEGVVLRKQGIKVPVIVLNSEVGGFEELATYSLEPEVYNFRILDAFIKEAKLQGITNYPIHIKIDTGMHRLGFTEEDIPELMDRVKGQTGVRIQSVFSHLAASESWNFDDFTIQQIRTFKKIAGEVEDSCHYPVMKHILNSAGIERFPEEQLDMVRLGISLYGVSASGLNGLRNVCTLKTTILQIKHIKAGETVGYGRKGHFDHDATIATIRIGYADGISRQFGNGVGVVLVNGHQVSIVGNICMDLTMIDVTGVEVKEGDIVTIFGENLPVTDLAKKINTIPYEIFTSISNRVKHIYYKE; translated from the coding sequence ATGAAATATTCCATTCATAAAATAGCAAAGATACTCGATGCTATTGCATCCGAGCTGAACGATGCCGACATAAGTATATTGCTTACCGATAGCCGGCAAGTGTTTTATCCGGCTGAAACATTATTCTTTGCCTTATCCACGAAGAATAACGATGGACATAAATATATCAACGAACTATATGAACTGGGAGTCCGCAACTTTGTGGTTTCTCAAATGTTGCCGGACTGGGAGAATTATAACGATGCGAACTTCCTTGTAGTAACAAATACCCTGGCTGCATTGCAGCGTATTGCGGCATATCATCGCAATCAATTCGATATCCCTGTTATTGGTATAACAGGCAGCAATGGAAAAACAGTAGTCAAAGAATGGTTATACCAGATACTTCATCAGGACTTTAATATAACCCATTCGCCCCGCAGTTACAATTCCCAGATAGGAGTACCGCTGTCGGTGTGGCAAATGAATGATCATACGCAACTCGGTATTTTTGAAGCAGGGATTTCCCAACCGGAAGAGATGTCGAAGCTGGAGGCGATTATCCGTCCTACTATAGGCATTCTCACCAATATCGGACAGGCTCATCAGGAAGGCTTTAAATCCATGAAGCAGAAATGTCTGGAGAAACTGGAACTGTTTATCAATTGCGATGTTATCATTTGCGAAGAAGAAAATGAACTGATAGATGAATGTATGGAAATTGCGTGTCTGTCACATAAACGTCTAACATGGTCACGCAGGGGTTCAAGTAAGAGTCCGTTGTACATAATGAAAATAGAGAAGCAGGAAAAATCAACGACTATTCATTATTCTGTTTTGGGTATGGCATCTAAGCTGGTGATTCCATTCTCTGACGATGCTTCTATCGAAGATGCGATCCATGTACTGGCTACAGCATTCTATCTTCATATGTCGCTTCCTGACATAAATGAGCGCATGTCGACTCTCGAGCCTGTAGCTATGCGGCTCGATGTGCGTCAGGGGAAGAATAATTCTACTCTCATCAATGACTCGTACAACTCGGATATCAATTCTTTGAATATAGCATTGGACTTTCTTGCACAGCGTGCTACCACCAGCGAACAGAAAAAGGTACTTATTATATCCGACATTCCGCAATCGGGACTTATTCCGCGCGAGTTGTACTATCTGGCCGCCAATCTGGTTTTGAATAAGAAAATAGACCTTCTGATCGGTATAGGTCAGGAAATATCGGCTCACAAGGAGATGTTTAAAGACACCGAAAGTTTGTTCTTTAATACTACCGAAGACTTTATACACTCCAACATCTGGCACGATTTCCATGATATGTTCATCCTGTTGAAGGGGGCGAGAAGCTTCTCTTTCGAGAGTATAAATAAACTGCTGGAGGTAAAGACCCATGAGACCGTACTGGATGTGGACTTGGATGCTATTGTCCATAACTTTAAATTTTACCGTTCCAAGCTTAATCCAAAAACTAAGATGATCTGTATGGTCAAGGCCGACGGATATGGCACAGGCTCGTCCGAGGTAGCAAAAACGCTCCAGTACCATAAATGTGATTATCTTGCAGTCGCAGTTGCCGAGGAAGGTGTAGTCTTGCGTAAACAAGGTATAAAAGTTCCTGTTATAGTCCTCAATTCGGAAGTCGGAGGCTTTGAGGAACTTGCTACATACTCTTTAGAACCAGAGGTCTATAATTTCAGAATACTGGATGCCTTCATTAAAGAGGCTAAATTGCAGGGTATAACCAACTACCCGATACATATAAAGATAGATACGGGTATGCATCGTCTCGGATTTACAGAAGAGGATATACCTGAATTAATGGATCGCGTCAAAGGGCAGACCGGTGTACGCATACAATCCGTATTCTCCCATCTGGCCGCTAGTGAAAGCTGGAACTTTGATGATTTCACCATTCAGCAGATCAGGACATTTAAAAAGATAGCCGGAGAAGTGGAAGACAGTTGCCATTATCCGGTGATGAAGCATATTCTCAACTCGGCAGGAATAGAACGTTTCCCGGAAGAACAACTCGATATGGTACGCTTAGGTATCAGCCTGTATGGTGTCAGTGCCAGTGGCTTGAACGGGCTTCGCAATGTATGTACGCTGAAAACCACTATTTTGCAGATAAAACACATCAAGGCCGGAGAAACCGTTGGTTACGGGCGTAAGGGACATTTCGACCACGATGCTACAATAGCCACTATCCGGATTGGTTACGCTGATGGTATCAGTCGGCAGTTTGGAAACGGTGTAGGGGTTGTCCTTGTGAACGGGCACCAGGTCTCTATTGTTGGTAATATATGCATGGACCTGACAATGATAGACGTTACAGGCGTAGAAGTCAAAGAAGGGGATATTGTTACCATCTTCGGAGAAAATCTTCCGGTAACCGATTTGGCAAAAAAAATAAATACGATCCCTTATGAGATATTTACATCGATATCCAACAGGGTTAAGCATATATATTATAAAGAGTAA
- a CDS encoding GSCFA domain-containing protein, with the protein MEFRTKIEIPKSDLTVSHRSSILMIGSCFIENIGRLLADNKFNVNLNPFGVLYNPQSISQALRLLIEKKKFTENDIFEYKGLYHSFFHHSIFSNTDIDKCIGGINTKIEKSSADLQQADILFITFGTAYVFRSKKSNMVVGNCHKLPASDFDRYRLSVDDIVNDWKSLIDELRLINPTLQILFTISPIRHMKDGAHENQLSKSTLLLAIDKLREKATGLHYFPSYEIVLDELRDYRFYNDDMTHPNTMAINYIWERFSDTYFRAETHPVIEEWNKIHLALNHRPFNAETDEYKHFLRQTLLKIKAFNEKYPYICCSDEASELESRL; encoded by the coding sequence ATGGAATTCAGGACAAAAATAGAAATACCAAAATCAGACCTGACAGTTTCTCATAGAAGCAGCATATTAATGATTGGTTCCTGCTTTATTGAGAATATAGGAAGATTGCTTGCCGATAATAAATTTAATGTAAATCTCAATCCGTTTGGTGTACTTTACAACCCCCAATCGATCAGTCAGGCTTTAAGGCTACTCATCGAAAAAAAGAAATTCACCGAAAACGATATTTTCGAATACAAAGGGCTTTATCATAGCTTTTTCCATCATAGTATATTCTCTAATACAGATATAGATAAATGTATTGGAGGAATAAACACAAAAATCGAAAAATCTTCTGCTGATTTACAACAGGCAGATATTCTGTTCATCACATTCGGCACGGCATATGTCTTCCGGTCGAAAAAAAGCAATATGGTCGTAGGCAATTGCCATAAACTGCCCGCATCGGATTTTGACAGATACCGGCTTTCTGTCGATGATATTGTGAATGACTGGAAATCCTTGATAGATGAACTAAGACTGATAAACCCGACTCTCCAAATCCTGTTTACCATAAGCCCTATCCGCCACATGAAAGATGGCGCCCACGAAAATCAACTTAGCAAATCGACATTGCTCCTCGCTATTGATAAATTAAGGGAGAAAGCAACAGGGTTGCACTACTTTCCCTCCTATGAAATTGTTCTAGATGAACTGCGTGATTACCGATTCTATAATGATGATATGACGCATCCGAATACAATGGCGATCAACTATATATGGGAACGATTTTCCGATACGTATTTTAGAGCCGAAACTCATCCGGTAATAGAAGAATGGAACAAGATACATCTTGCTCTCAATCATCGGCCTTTCAATGCTGAAACCGATGAGTATAAGCATTTTTTAAGGCAAACTTTGTTAAAGATTAAAGCCTTCAACGAGAAATATCCATACATTTGCTGTAGTGACGAAGCCTCTGAATTAGAGAGCCGTCTATAA
- a CDS encoding LytTR family DNA-binding domain-containing protein yields the protein MTNIPIRAIIVEDEQNNRENLQRLLSEYCPTVEIVALCSSALEGRQNIVELKPDLVFLDVEMPGGDGFSMLESLSKFDFEVIFVTAFTSYAVKAIKISALDYIVKPIDTMELLKAVDKAIETIRGKQNNTRMLNLLNNRSKQDNKKMIALPLSDKIEFVEIMNIIRCESDGNYTFFYLKSGEKLLISKTLKEYDELLSPINFLRVHQSHLINLNEVKSFVKTDGGYILMKDGSSITISRQRREMVLRVLHKNDFKER from the coding sequence ATGACAAATATTCCTATACGAGCAATTATTGTAGAAGACGAGCAAAATAATCGTGAAAACCTACAGCGGCTTCTCTCTGAATACTGTCCTACGGTTGAGATCGTTGCTTTATGTTCGTCGGCGCTTGAAGGCCGGCAGAATATCGTAGAATTAAAACCCGACCTAGTCTTTCTTGATGTGGAAATGCCGGGCGGTGATGGCTTCTCTATGCTGGAGAGTCTTTCCAAATTTGATTTCGAAGTGATTTTTGTGACCGCATTCACCAGTTATGCAGTTAAAGCAATCAAAATATCGGCACTGGATTACATTGTGAAACCAATAGATACGATGGAGTTATTGAAAGCAGTGGATAAGGCGATAGAAACAATACGCGGTAAACAAAATAATACACGAATGCTTAATTTACTGAATAACAGAAGCAAACAGGATAATAAGAAGATGATAGCCCTGCCTCTGTCCGATAAAATTGAATTCGTAGAGATTATGAATATTATCCGGTGCGAATCGGATGGGAATTATACATTTTTCTATCTCAAGAGTGGCGAGAAATTATTGATCTCAAAGACTCTTAAGGAATACGACGAATTACTCTCTCCTATAAATTTCCTTCGGGTACACCAGTCCCATCTGATAAACCTGAATGAAGTAAAAAGTTTTGTGAAAACCGACGGAGGGTATATATTGATGAAAGATGGGTCGAGTATCACGATATCCCGTCAGCGACGAGAGATGGTATTACGTGTTTTACATAAAAATGATTTCAAAGAACGCTAG